From one Sulfitobacter sp. HNIBRBA3233 genomic stretch:
- a CDS encoding GlxA family transcriptional regulator: MNQNDPDLGLGPEVVPEGAFFFPVEDFKVPLDLGFLLLPRFTLLAFSAALDPLRIANQLAQKPLYRWTVFSENGQAITSSSGMDVSVHGSLDSLPKDLRLLVCSGNQGLDAASDATVARLRKHVRFGGKVGGICTGAATLARAGLLNDRIFTMHWENQPGFVERYPDLIPSPKRFEIDGDLWTCGGGAAATEMMLSIIQRDYGRDFAIVVSDMCLNYGELAPHAAQRSSLARALSTRNAKLVQVVQAMYNNIEEPVSFDELSEITGLSRRQIERQFKQYLGESPMIAYRNIRLDRARALVVETDMTVAEIAIASGFSSTGVLSRHYKDRFGNSPSAHQKNKQKSE; encoded by the coding sequence GTGAACCAAAATGACCCTGATCTTGGCCTCGGACCTGAAGTAGTCCCGGAAGGTGCGTTTTTCTTCCCTGTGGAAGACTTCAAAGTACCTTTGGATCTGGGGTTCTTGCTCTTGCCGCGTTTCACGCTGCTGGCCTTCAGTGCTGCCCTTGATCCACTGCGTATCGCCAATCAGCTTGCGCAAAAGCCACTCTATCGATGGACCGTTTTTTCCGAGAATGGTCAGGCCATCACGTCATCTTCCGGGATGGATGTAAGCGTCCATGGCAGCCTGGATTCCTTGCCAAAAGACCTGCGTTTGCTGGTCTGCTCAGGCAATCAGGGGTTGGACGCGGCGTCAGACGCGACGGTTGCGCGGCTTCGCAAACACGTCCGCTTTGGTGGCAAGGTCGGGGGGATTTGTACGGGCGCCGCCACTCTTGCACGTGCAGGTTTGCTGAACGATCGCATCTTCACCATGCATTGGGAAAACCAGCCCGGGTTTGTGGAAAGGTATCCTGACTTGATCCCTTCGCCGAAGCGGTTCGAGATTGACGGTGATCTCTGGACATGTGGTGGCGGTGCTGCTGCAACCGAGATGATGCTTTCGATCATCCAGCGCGATTATGGTCGGGATTTCGCGATTGTCGTCTCTGACATGTGCCTCAACTACGGTGAATTGGCACCGCACGCAGCACAAAGGTCCTCACTTGCTCGCGCGCTAAGTACCCGCAACGCCAAATTGGTTCAGGTCGTTCAGGCGATGTACAACAATATCGAAGAGCCGGTATCCTTTGATGAGCTGAGTGAGATAACCGGGCTGTCTCGTCGACAGATCGAGCGTCAATTCAAGCAATATTTGGGGGAAAGCCCCATGATTGCGTACCGCAACATCCGGCTGGATCGAGCACGCGCACTTGTCGTTGAAACTGATATGACTGTTGCGGAAATTGCCATTGCGAGCGGGTTCAGTTCTACTGGAGTACTTTCCCGCCACTACAAGGACCGGTTTGGAAACTCTCCTTCTGCGCACCAGAAAAACAAACAGAAAAGTGAATGA
- a CDS encoding aminopeptidase P family protein: MERPQHYRFHQGQKTLPFSDAEYEARLGKLRAQMAEMGVDACVLTSMHNVAYYSGFLYCSFGRPYAQVVTPTETVTFSAGIDAAQPWRRGYGDNITYTDWQRNNYWRAIQSVTGSGKVIGFEGDHISFAQLGLLDEFLSPSAKKDIAPTTMKLRMHKSAAEIELIRAGAATADVGGYAIKDAIKAGVREVDVAMAGRDAMELEIARRFPDSEIRDTWVWFQSGINTDGAHNPVTTRVLERGDILSLNTFPMISGYYTALERTLFVEEVDAASLKIWEANVAAHELGISLLKPGATCAEVTHKINDFFAEHDLLQYRSFGYGHSFGVLSHYYGREAGLELREDIDTVLEPGMVISMEPMLTIPEGQPGAGGYREHDILVITEDGNENITGYPYGPEFNVVG; encoded by the coding sequence ATGGAGCGTCCACAACATTACCGCTTTCACCAGGGTCAGAAGACCCTGCCGTTTTCAGATGCCGAATATGAGGCGCGCCTGGGCAAACTGCGCGCGCAGATGGCTGAGATGGGCGTCGACGCTTGCGTCCTGACGTCGATGCACAACGTCGCCTATTATTCAGGTTTCCTCTATTGTTCCTTTGGTCGTCCCTACGCACAGGTTGTGACGCCCACTGAAACCGTGACCTTCAGCGCTGGCATCGACGCGGCGCAGCCGTGGCGGCGCGGTTATGGCGACAACATCACCTACACCGACTGGCAGCGGAACAACTACTGGCGCGCGATCCAGTCCGTGACAGGGTCGGGCAAGGTCATTGGCTTTGAAGGCGATCACATATCCTTCGCGCAGTTGGGTTTGCTGGATGAATTCCTGTCCCCGTCGGCGAAGAAAGACATCGCACCCACGACGATGAAACTGCGTATGCACAAGTCTGCGGCTGAGATTGAACTGATCCGCGCAGGTGCTGCGACCGCTGACGTGGGTGGCTATGCGATCAAGGATGCGATCAAAGCAGGCGTCCGCGAGGTCGATGTGGCGATGGCAGGCCGTGATGCCATGGAGTTGGAAATCGCCCGGCGTTTTCCGGACAGCGAGATCCGCGATACCTGGGTCTGGTTCCAGTCCGGCATCAACACCGATGGGGCCCACAACCCGGTGACAACCCGCGTTCTGGAGCGTGGCGATATCCTGTCGCTCAACACCTTCCCGATGATCTCAGGCTACTACACCGCGCTGGAACGGACATTGTTTGTTGAAGAAGTTGACGCCGCCAGTCTGAAAATCTGGGAAGCCAACGTCGCCGCGCATGAGCTAGGCATTAGCCTGCTGAAGCCGGGTGCAACTTGCGCCGAGGTTACGCACAAGATCAACGATTTCTTTGCAGAGCATGATCTGCTGCAGTACCGGAGCTTTGGGTACGGCCATTCCTTCGGCGTTCTGTCGCACTACTATGGCCGCGAGGCGGGTCTGGAGTTACGCGAGGACATCGATACGGTGCTTGAGCCGGGCATGGTGATCTCGATGGAGCCGATGCTGACCATTCCCGAAGGTCAGCCCGGGGCAGGCGGCTACCGCGAGCATGACATCCTTGTCATCACCGAGGATGGCAACGAAAACATCACGGGTTATCCGTACGGCCCTGAGTTCAACGTGGTTGGCTAG
- a CDS encoding recombinase family protein, whose protein sequence is MPLIGYARVSTEDQTPLPQSEALQTAGCVEIFEEHASGGNRARPVLARVLERVQSGDTLVVVRIDRLARSLSHLLEVIERLEAKGAFFRSLQDPIDTASPQGKFTLQVLGAAAEFERALIRERTKAGLASARAKGRVGGNPGLRAKDPAALRKVRLARQDGYMERLNETAQDWVPHVRRLRPEMAWEDVLRIINAPLPYDRRWTQSRLLRAVKAYVRDGFLPDEVLGRAGRRETDDRLPAIVAGIKGADPDITLQAICDRLESMRERTPRGRTSWQPSSVKMLLERAERLGLLIRQMD, encoded by the coding sequence ATGCCCCTGATAGGCTATGCCCGCGTATCCACAGAGGATCAGACCCCCCTGCCCCAGTCTGAGGCCCTGCAAACTGCGGGATGTGTCGAGATCTTCGAAGAGCACGCCTCGGGCGGCAATCGCGCGCGTCCGGTGCTTGCGCGCGTGCTCGAACGCGTCCAGAGCGGCGATACGCTTGTCGTCGTTCGGATCGACCGCCTTGCGCGGTCTTTGTCGCACCTTCTCGAGGTGATTGAGCGTTTGGAGGCCAAAGGCGCCTTCTTCCGCTCCCTGCAGGACCCCATCGACACCGCTTCCCCGCAGGGCAAGTTCACGCTGCAGGTTCTGGGCGCCGCCGCCGAATTCGAGCGCGCGCTGATACGTGAGCGCACAAAGGCCGGGCTTGCCTCTGCGCGCGCCAAAGGGCGCGTTGGCGGCAATCCTGGGCTACGCGCCAAGGATCCCGCTGCGCTGCGCAAGGTACGGCTGGCGCGACAGGACGGCTACATGGAGCGCCTGAACGAGACCGCGCAAGATTGGGTGCCCCATGTGCGCCGCCTGCGCCCCGAAATGGCTTGGGAAGACGTCCTGCGGATTATCAATGCCCCCCTGCCCTATGATCGGCGTTGGACCCAAAGCCGCCTGCTCCGCGCTGTGAAGGCCTATGTCCGCGACGGGTTTCTCCCCGATGAAGTGCTTGGCCGCGCCGGACGCCGCGAAACCGACGATCGCCTGCCTGCCATCGTGGCGGGCATCAAGGGTGCGGACCCGGACATCACGCTTCAGGCAATCTGCGACCGATTGGAATCCATGCGCGAACGCACACCACGTGGTCGGACAAGTTGGCAACCGTCCTCTGTTAAGATGCTGCTCGAACGAGCGGAACGACTTGGCTTGCTGATCAGGCAAATGGATTGA
- a CDS encoding PIN domain-containing protein: MSAEFADTNVVLYLLDDGPKADRAEDILGQGPRISVQVLNEAMVNCRRKAGLSWEDTGAFLEGIQSLCPVEDLTFQTHQVGRALAEKYQLSIYDAMIVSAALLAGCTTLWTEDMHDGLLVEDRLRVVNPFA, from the coding sequence ATGAGCGCTGAATTCGCGGATACAAATGTAGTCCTTTACCTTCTTGACGACGGCCCAAAGGCGGATCGGGCGGAAGACATCCTGGGGCAGGGGCCGCGGATCAGTGTGCAGGTCCTGAACGAAGCGATGGTCAATTGCCGGAGGAAAGCTGGGCTCAGCTGGGAGGATACCGGCGCGTTTCTCGAAGGTATCCAGTCCCTGTGCCCGGTCGAGGACCTGACGTTTCAAACCCATCAGGTGGGTCGAGCCTTGGCAGAAAAATACCAGCTTTCGATCTATGACGCGATGATCGTGTCAGCCGCGCTGTTAGCTGGATGCACGACGTTGTGGACGGAGGACATGCACGACGGATTGCTGGTCGAAGATCGGCTGCGCGTCGTCAATCCATTTGCCTGA
- a CDS encoding kynureninase/PvdN C-terminal domain-containing protein codes for MGEVHAKSIELPELFIREVEARCPGLKLVSPRDPAARGSHVSFAFEHGYAAMQVLIADNVIGDFRAPDVMRFGITPLFVNEADIIDAVDKLERILEEERFKDAEFQKRELVT; via the coding sequence ATGGGCGAGGTTCACGCCAAGTCCATCGAACTGCCAGAGTTGTTCATCCGCGAGGTTGAAGCCCGATGCCCCGGCCTGAAGTTGGTCAGCCCGCGCGATCCGGCCGCGCGCGGCAGCCACGTGTCCTTCGCATTCGAGCACGGCTATGCCGCCATGCAAGTGTTGATCGCTGACAACGTGATTGGTGATTTTCGGGCCCCTGACGTCATGCGCTTTGGCATCACACCGCTGTTCGTGAATGAGGCCGATATCATCGATGCCGTCGACAAGCTGGAACGCATCCTTGAGGAAGAACGCTTTAAGGACGCGGAATTCCAGAAACGCGAGTTGGTCACGTAG
- a CDS encoding AbrB/MazE/SpoVT family DNA-binding domain-containing protein codes for MQVAKWGNSLAVRLPADLVRELGLKEGDQIDLVKDDGTILVKRQLRADEVLQGLRRFRGKLSKDARLSRDAAHER; via the coding sequence ATGCAAGTTGCCAAATGGGGAAACTCCCTTGCAGTCCGGCTACCCGCGGATCTTGTGCGGGAACTCGGCCTAAAGGAAGGCGATCAGATCGACCTGGTGAAGGACGATGGAACCATTCTGGTCAAGCGCCAACTTCGCGCCGATGAAGTCCTGCAAGGACTAAGACGGTTTCGCGGAAAGCTATCCAAGGACGCACGCCTGAGCCGCGACGCTGCGCATGAGCGCTGA
- a CDS encoding substrate binding domain-containing protein has product MNLAHVGLVPDVQCNRQKREGFDLVVRIGTLDDSTLIARRMASCPFVLCASQAYLEAHGRPARPDDLATHNVLAFTGNSGVHEWRYSMDDGNRGQVSLRGSFKADSGVLLSTAALHGVGIVILPIFYVADHLKTRELEVVLADHETYPKREIYAVYPQNRFQSTRLRLFLDQLTAASRELPWEG; this is encoded by the coding sequence GTGAACCTCGCCCATGTCGGCCTTGTCCCAGATGTCCAATGCAACCGACAAAAGCGCGAAGGATTTGACCTTGTGGTGCGGATCGGCACGCTCGACGACAGCACGCTGATTGCGCGGCGCATGGCGTCCTGCCCGTTTGTTCTGTGTGCAAGTCAGGCCTACCTTGAGGCGCACGGCCGCCCGGCACGGCCCGATGACCTTGCTACCCACAACGTGCTTGCATTCACCGGAAACAGCGGCGTGCACGAATGGCGCTATTCGATGGATGATGGGAACAGAGGTCAGGTGTCCTTACGCGGCAGCTTCAAAGCGGACTCCGGCGTCCTATTGAGCACCGCAGCCCTGCACGGTGTGGGCATCGTCATTCTACCCATCTTTTATGTCGCCGACCACCTGAAGACCCGGGAACTCGAGGTCGTGCTCGCGGATCACGAGACCTACCCGAAACGCGAAATTTACGCCGTTTATCCGCAGAACCGGTTTCAATCGACGCGCCTGCGCCTGTTTCTCGATCAACTGACTGCGGCAAGTCGCGAACTTCCGTGGGAGGGGTAG
- a CDS encoding aromatic ring-hydroxylating dioxygenase subunit alpha, whose amino-acid sequence MFLKNAWYVAAWDHDITRDLQQIMVLGEKICVFRSEVGALVALEDACPHRKLPLSKGRIKGDTVECGYHGLTFNCVGQCVWAPGSGGIPSNAKVHAYPLHEKYGLVWIWMGNPALADPADIFEIENYDNPAWGINRGAAMELDCNYLLMCDNLLDPTHVAWVHQSSFAADATKDTPLRITKTENGVIVHRWMMDHEPAPFYRKVVEFEGNCDRLQHYEVRYPSHALIKAVFTPAGTGGPDGSLHENTFIMDSYNFMTPTDEGRTRYYWFQLRNIRPDDDELSRMMSEDVQHAFEEDRDVLNEVQKGMSNKTSPHIDLPIDGGQLRFRRQLQAMINEERQVDRQMAE is encoded by the coding sequence ATGTTCCTGAAAAACGCCTGGTACGTCGCCGCCTGGGATCATGATATAACCCGCGACTTGCAACAGATCATGGTGCTTGGCGAGAAAATCTGCGTGTTCCGCAGCGAGGTTGGCGCGCTTGTCGCCCTCGAAGACGCCTGCCCCCACCGCAAGCTGCCCCTGTCCAAAGGGCGCATCAAAGGCGATACTGTCGAATGCGGCTACCACGGCCTGACATTCAACTGCGTCGGCCAATGCGTCTGGGCGCCCGGATCCGGCGGAATCCCGTCCAATGCCAAGGTGCACGCCTATCCGTTGCACGAAAAATACGGGCTGGTCTGGATCTGGATGGGTAACCCCGCGCTGGCCGATCCGGCCGACATCTTCGAGATCGAGAATTACGACAACCCGGCCTGGGGCATCAATCGCGGTGCCGCGATGGAACTGGACTGCAACTATCTGCTGATGTGCGACAACCTGCTGGATCCGACCCACGTGGCATGGGTGCACCAAAGCAGCTTTGCCGCGGACGCCACCAAGGACACGCCGCTGCGGATCACCAAAACCGAAAATGGCGTGATCGTGCACCGCTGGATGATGGATCACGAACCCGCGCCATTTTACAGAAAAGTGGTGGAGTTCGAGGGCAACTGCGACCGCCTTCAGCATTACGAAGTGCGCTATCCGTCCCATGCGCTCATCAAGGCGGTGTTCACCCCCGCCGGCACCGGAGGGCCGGACGGTTCGTTGCACGAAAACACCTTCATCATGGACAGCTACAATTTCATGACCCCCACAGATGAGGGGCGGACGCGCTATTACTGGTTCCAATTGCGCAACATCAGGCCCGATGACGACGAGCTTTCCAGGATGATGTCCGAAGACGTTCAGCACGCTTTCGAAGAGGACAGGGACGTGCTGAACGAAGTGCAAAAGGGCATGAGCAACAAGACCTCGCCACATATTGATCTGCCCATTGACGGCGGGCAATTGCGCTTCCGCCGCCAGTTGCAGGCCATGATCAACGAAGAACGACAAGTCGACCGGCAAATGGCCGAATAG